A single Brachybacterium sillae DNA region contains:
- the dhaM gene encoding dihydroxyacetone kinase phosphoryl donor subunit DhaM encodes MTGIVVVSHSHALATAAVDLAREMVRDHAPRIEIAAGLSETTLGTDATAIQEAIEQAMDDQGVVVLMDLGSAIMSTEMAIEMLDPDLAERVHPTWAPLVEGLVGAVVLASTGADPAAVIAEAETGVDAKRTHLATVRG; translated from the coding sequence ATGACCGGCATCGTCGTGGTGTCCCACTCCCATGCCCTCGCCACCGCCGCGGTTGACCTCGCCCGCGAGATGGTCCGCGACCACGCCCCGCGCATCGAGATCGCCGCGGGTCTGTCCGAGACGACGCTCGGCACCGACGCCACCGCCATCCAGGAGGCGATCGAGCAGGCGATGGACGACCAGGGCGTGGTGGTCCTCATGGATCTGGGCTCCGCGATCATGAGCACCGAGATGGCGATCGAGATGCTCGACCCGGACCTTGCCGAGCGGGTGCATCCGACGTGGGCCCCGCTGGTGGAGGGCCTGGTCGGCGCGGTGGTCCTCGCGTCCACCGGAGCCGATCCGGCCGCCGTGATCGCCGAGGCCGAGACCGGCGTGGACGCCAAGCGCACGCACCTGGCGACCGTCCGGGGCTGA
- the dhaL gene encoding dihydroxyacetone kinase subunit DhaL translates to MNANPLSTLDAAALERWLRRSAQLITEHAAELTALDGEIGDADHGQNMKRGLQAVVELLDADGPAAGGSLSTPEALLKKVGMTLVSTVGGASGPLYGTFFLRAAGALKDADTADAAPLAAALRAGMEGIAQRGKSSPGEKTMLDAWAPALEAMEQAENSLAAAVRAGADAAAAGRDATADMVATKGRASYLGERSRGHIDPGAASTALLWQALAETVEAGATGGDAA, encoded by the coding sequence ATGAACGCGAACCCCCTCTCGACCCTCGACGCCGCCGCCCTGGAGCGATGGCTGCGCCGGAGCGCCCAGCTCATCACCGAGCACGCCGCCGAGCTGACGGCGCTGGACGGTGAGATCGGCGACGCCGACCACGGCCAGAACATGAAACGCGGCCTGCAGGCCGTCGTGGAGCTGCTCGATGCCGACGGGCCCGCCGCGGGCGGATCCCTCAGCACCCCCGAGGCCCTGCTGAAGAAGGTCGGCATGACGCTGGTCTCGACCGTCGGTGGTGCCTCCGGCCCCCTGTACGGCACGTTCTTCCTGCGGGCCGCCGGAGCGCTGAAGGACGCCGACACGGCGGACGCCGCCCCCCTCGCCGCCGCGTTGCGCGCCGGGATGGAGGGCATCGCCCAGCGTGGCAAGTCCTCCCCGGGGGAGAAGACGATGCTCGACGCCTGGGCCCCGGCTCTGGAGGCCATGGAGCAGGCCGAGAACTCCCTCGCGGCAGCCGTGCGCGCCGGGGCCGACGCCGCCGCGGCGGGCCGTGACGCCACCGCCGACATGGTCGCCACCAAGGGCCGCGCCTCCTACCTGGGAGAACGCTCCCGCGGACACATCGACCCCGGCGCCGCCTCCACCGCCCTGCTGTGGCAGGCCCTCGCCGAGACCGTCGAGGCGGGCGCGACGGGCGGTGATGCCGCATGA
- the dhaK gene encoding dihydroxyacetone kinase subunit DhaK, with protein sequence MKKIINSPDTVVADALRGIERAHRDLLTVDHDNRVILRATPKDQGKVAIVSGGGSGHEPLHGGFVGHGMLDAAVAGEVFTSPVPDQIQAATQAVDRGAGVLHIVKNYTGDVMNFEMAAELAAAESGIEVQAVVTDDDVAVEDSLYTAGRRGVGGTVLVEKIAGAAAEEGLGLAEVAEIATRVNANVRSMGVALTSVVVPANGKPSFELGDDEIEIGIGIHGEPGRRRERIAPASEIARAMVEPILAELPSGDGDAPVLLFVNGMGGTPLLEQYILLDEAEKLLDAAGIRVARHLVGDYITSLEMAGASLSILRLDDDMLRLWDAPVHTTALRWGR encoded by the coding sequence ATGAAGAAGATCATCAACTCGCCCGACACCGTCGTCGCGGACGCCCTGCGGGGCATCGAACGCGCTCACCGCGACCTTCTGACCGTCGACCACGACAACCGCGTGATCCTGCGCGCCACCCCGAAGGACCAGGGCAAGGTCGCCATCGTCTCCGGCGGCGGCTCCGGCCATGAGCCCCTCCACGGCGGGTTCGTCGGCCACGGCATGCTCGACGCCGCCGTGGCCGGTGAGGTCTTCACCTCCCCTGTGCCCGATCAGATCCAGGCCGCGACGCAGGCCGTCGATCGCGGCGCCGGGGTGCTGCACATCGTCAAGAACTACACCGGTGATGTCATGAACTTCGAGATGGCGGCCGAGCTCGCCGCCGCCGAGTCCGGCATCGAGGTGCAGGCCGTCGTCACCGACGACGACGTCGCCGTCGAGGACTCCCTGTACACCGCGGGGCGCCGCGGCGTGGGCGGCACCGTGCTGGTGGAGAAGATCGCCGGCGCCGCCGCGGAGGAGGGCCTGGGCCTGGCCGAGGTCGCGGAGATCGCCACCCGGGTCAACGCCAACGTCCGCTCCATGGGCGTGGCCCTCACCTCCGTCGTCGTCCCGGCCAACGGCAAACCGTCCTTCGAGCTCGGGGACGACGAGATCGAGATCGGTATCGGCATCCACGGCGAGCCCGGCCGGCGCCGCGAGAGGATCGCCCCCGCCTCCGAGATCGCCCGGGCGATGGTCGAACCGATCCTGGCCGAGCTGCCCTCCGGCGACGGTGACGCCCCGGTGCTGCTGTTCGTCAACGGCATGGGCGGCACCCCGCTGCTGGAGCAGTACATCCTGCTCGACGAGGCGGAGAAGCTGCTCGACGCCGCCGGGATCCGGGTCGCCCGCCACCTGGTCGGCGACTACATCACCAGCCTCGAGATGGCCGGGGCCTCGCTGTCCATCCTCCGGCTCGACGACGACATGCTGCGCCTGTGGGATGCCCCCGTGCACACCACGGCGCTGCGGTGGGGGCGATGA
- the brnQ gene encoding branched-chain amino acid transport system II carrier protein codes for MSPHLSARLVAATGLALFAMFFGAGNLIIPTMIGVEAGPAASRAMLGFALTGVLLPALSTIAATTVRPEERRLADRIGPRLGLLVTAAIFLGCGMIYGIPRVGAVSYEMSLAPALGGGGDGVLAADAGGAGGIAARVAYSAVFFGLAYVLTRRPSRILTVLGGWLTPLLLALLAALVVSVLQVAPVHPQPSATYARSPELAGFVQGYFTMDALAALLFAGVVIGSFTAAGLDRQAVRRGTVISAVIAAALLVAVYAGLVRVGMVGAGSNGAEVLAGVAQERFGTAGQLLFGAIVVLACLTTTIGLSSASAQFFHELWPRLSEHAWLTLTLGVSFLLSNLGLEAILAVVAPINQLLYPIVICLILVALLEVLLRGVRAGHGAGRLHWAYRLPAWVAGLLSVPEALWSTQAAVFAPLRQLLDAFPLGELQLAWVVPALVALAVGLLVDLTGRRPTAAA; via the coding sequence GTGAGTCCTCACCTGTCTGCGCGCCTGGTCGCCGCCACCGGCCTGGCACTGTTCGCCATGTTCTTCGGCGCCGGGAACCTGATCATCCCGACGATGATCGGGGTGGAGGCCGGGCCCGCGGCCTCCCGCGCGATGCTCGGCTTCGCCCTCACCGGGGTGCTGCTGCCCGCGCTGTCCACAATTGCCGCGACGACGGTGCGCCCCGAGGAGCGGCGCCTCGCCGACCGCATCGGCCCACGGTTGGGGCTGCTGGTGACAGCGGCGATCTTCCTGGGCTGCGGCATGATCTACGGGATCCCGCGCGTGGGGGCGGTCAGTTACGAGATGTCGCTGGCGCCGGCGCTCGGCGGTGGGGGCGACGGTGTGCTGGCCGCCGATGCGGGCGGCGCCGGGGGTATCGCGGCGCGGGTGGCGTATTCGGCGGTGTTCTTCGGTCTGGCGTATGTGCTGACGCGTCGGCCGTCGCGGATCCTCACCGTGCTGGGCGGCTGGCTGACGCCGCTGCTGCTGGCGTTGCTCGCGGCACTGGTGGTGTCGGTGCTGCAGGTGGCACCGGTGCATCCCCAGCCATCCGCCACGTACGCGCGGTCGCCTGAGCTGGCGGGCTTCGTGCAGGGCTATTTCACGATGGATGCCCTGGCGGCGTTGCTGTTCGCGGGCGTGGTGATCGGGTCGTTCACCGCGGCGGGGCTGGATCGTCAGGCGGTGCGACGCGGCACGGTCATCTCGGCGGTGATCGCGGCGGCGCTGCTGGTCGCGGTGTACGCGGGGCTGGTGCGCGTGGGCATGGTGGGGGCCGGATCGAACGGTGCGGAGGTGCTGGCCGGTGTGGCGCAGGAGCGCTTCGGCACGGCCGGTCAGCTGCTGTTCGGCGCGATCGTGGTGCTGGCGTGTCTGACGACGACGATCGGCCTCTCGTCGGCGAGCGCGCAGTTCTTCCATGAGCTGTGGCCGCGCCTGAGCGAGCACGCGTGGCTGACGCTGACACTGGGGGTGTCGTTCCTGCTGTCGAACCTGGGCCTCGAGGCGATCCTCGCGGTGGTGGCCCCGATCAATCAGCTGCTGTACCCGATCGTGATCTGCCTGATCCTGGTGGCGTTGCTGGAGGTGCTGCTGCGCGGGGTGCGCGCAGGGCACGGGGCCGGGCGGCTGCACTGGGCCTACCGTCTGCCCGCGTGGGTGGCGGGCCTGCTGTCGGTGCCGGAGGCACTGTGGTCCACCCAGGCGGCGGTGTTCGCACCGCTGCGGCAGCTGCTCGATGCGTTCCCGCTCGGCGAGCTGCAACTGGCGTGGGTGGTTCCGGCGCTGGTCGCGCTCGCGGTCGGCCTGCTGGTGGACCTGACGGGACGGCGGCCGACGGCCGCTGCGTGA
- a CDS encoding carbohydrate ABC transporter permease, translated as MSTVATTDPGLRHVDRDPRATRADSPSRRGRVGRERANWPLTILLALGSLTVLVPLFVTVNMSLKTTSQAVDGNAFSLPAPPTLQSFAEAWTLTDFPRAFLVSLGITAVAVAGEILISSAAAYAIVRNWDRPLFRGAFFYLLAALFIPFPVVALPQIRITGVLGLDNPVGVTLLHIAFAMAFNTMLFTAFLRSLPLELEESMRVDGANTWTVFWRLILPLLGPMCATVGIFAFIQTWNDFMMPSLIISDPSLQTIPVLQSMFQTQFSNNYNVAFASYLMAMAPAILAYLVAQRWVLSGLTQGAIK; from the coding sequence ATGAGCACCGTCGCCACCACCGATCCCGGCCTGCGTCACGTCGACCGCGACCCGCGTGCCACCCGCGCCGACAGCCCCTCGCGACGCGGACGCGTAGGACGAGAACGCGCGAACTGGCCGCTGACGATCCTGCTGGCCCTCGGGTCACTCACCGTGCTGGTCCCGCTGTTCGTCACGGTGAACATGTCCCTGAAGACCACGTCGCAGGCCGTCGACGGCAACGCCTTCAGCCTTCCCGCCCCACCGACCCTGCAGAGTTTCGCGGAGGCCTGGACCCTCACCGACTTTCCCCGGGCGTTCCTGGTGTCCCTGGGCATCACCGCAGTGGCCGTGGCCGGTGAGATCCTCATTTCCTCTGCTGCGGCGTATGCGATCGTGCGCAACTGGGACCGTCCGCTGTTCCGGGGTGCGTTCTTCTATCTGCTGGCGGCCCTGTTCATCCCGTTCCCCGTGGTGGCGCTGCCGCAGATCCGGATCACCGGGGTGCTGGGGCTCGACAACCCGGTGGGTGTGACGCTGCTGCACATCGCCTTCGCCATGGCCTTCAACACGATGCTCTTCACGGCGTTCCTGCGCTCGCTGCCGCTGGAGCTGGAAGAGTCCATGCGCGTGGATGGTGCCAACACTTGGACCGTCTTCTGGCGGCTCATCCTGCCGCTGCTGGGGCCGATGTGCGCAACGGTCGGTATCTTCGCGTTCATCCAGACCTGGAACGACTTCATGATGCCGTCGTTGATCATCTCCGACCCGTCACTGCAGACCATCCCGGTGCTGCAGTCGATGTTCCAGACCCAGTTCTCCAACAACTACAACGTGGCCTTCGCCAGCTACCTGATGGCGATGGCCCCGGCGATCCTGGCGTACCTGGTGGCGCAGCGGTGGGTGCTGTCCGGGCTCACGCAAGGTGCGATCAAGTGA
- a CDS encoding carbohydrate ABC transporter permease has translation MRTPRRRVDPLHYLFLAPAVLLLTVAITIPALLGFGYSLTNSIGFGDWEFIGLRNYVALFGDENVRRSYGFTLLVALVTTLVVNLVAFALALGLTSRIRFVAALRTIYVIPMVISGIVIAFVFQYLFAQTLPALGTSLGSSWLSTSILASERWAWVAVVLVTAWQSIPSTMLIYIAGLVTIPDEVYEASSLDGATGWQTLRRITLPLVSGFVVINMILCFKNYLNAYDIIVGLTDGGPGIATRSVAMAIFEGFEGGDYAYQMANAMIFFLLSIAIAALQLLATRGRTQYGS, from the coding sequence CTGCGCACGCCTCGTCGTCGCGTCGACCCGCTGCACTATCTGTTCCTCGCCCCCGCGGTGCTGCTGCTGACCGTGGCGATCACGATCCCGGCCCTGCTGGGCTTCGGGTACAGCCTCACCAACTCCATCGGCTTCGGAGACTGGGAGTTCATCGGGCTGCGCAACTACGTCGCCCTGTTCGGCGACGAGAACGTGCGCCGCTCCTACGGCTTCACCCTATTGGTGGCTCTGGTGACGACGCTGGTGGTGAACCTCGTCGCATTCGCGCTGGCCCTCGGGCTGACCTCGCGGATCCGCTTCGTGGCGGCACTGCGGACCATCTACGTGATCCCGATGGTGATCTCCGGAATCGTCATCGCCTTCGTGTTCCAGTACCTATTCGCCCAGACCCTCCCTGCTCTCGGCACCTCCCTCGGTTCGTCGTGGCTGTCGACGTCGATCCTGGCCAGTGAGCGATGGGCATGGGTGGCAGTGGTGCTTGTGACGGCGTGGCAGTCGATCCCCTCCACCATGCTGATCTACATCGCCGGACTGGTCACCATCCCCGACGAGGTGTACGAGGCGAGTTCCCTGGACGGCGCCACCGGGTGGCAGACTCTGCGGCGCATCACGTTGCCGCTGGTCTCGGGATTCGTCGTGATCAACATGATCCTGTGCTTCAAGAACTATCTCAACGCCTACGACATCATCGTCGGCCTGACCGACGGCGGGCCGGGTATCGCCACCCGCTCCGTCGCCATGGCGATCTTCGAAGGCTTCGAGGGCGGTGATTACGCGTACCAGATGGCCAACGCGATGATCTTCTTCCTGCTGTCGATCGCCATCGCCGCCCTGCAGTTGCTGGCCACGCGCGGAAGGACCCAGTACGGATCATGA
- a CDS encoding ABC transporter substrate-binding protein, translating to MGRFMERGALSDLADLPEAGRIRPDVAELADWYPTYEGRTSVLPYSVTAASVIYNQQIFEDNGLEVPTTWSQFLEICERLQSADITPIYSTFLDPWTITQGLFDYTIGGLVDVREFYTRMRELGEEVGPDSEVSFQRTFAEPMQRMVQLLPFTNRDAPNRGYGDGNTAMAQGAGAMYFQGPWAFGEIEKAGTDVRLGTFPLPMTENPDDTKVRVNIDLSLWVPEAAKNRDGGRAFLKYLMRPEVQNPYNEEFLAFGTTQDAPPVTDERIVGMREYYDAGRFYMGASQFIPRSIPTENYVQAIANGSDPQRILAQMDADWARLAYRS from the coding sequence ATGGGGCGCTTCATGGAGCGCGGCGCCCTGTCGGACCTCGCCGACCTGCCGGAGGCAGGCCGCATCCGTCCCGATGTCGCGGAGCTCGCCGACTGGTACCCCACCTATGAGGGCCGCACCTCGGTGCTCCCGTACTCCGTCACCGCCGCGTCAGTGATCTACAACCAGCAGATTTTCGAGGACAACGGCCTGGAGGTACCCACCACCTGGTCGCAGTTCCTGGAGATCTGCGAACGGCTGCAATCCGCGGACATCACGCCGATCTACTCCACGTTCCTCGATCCATGGACGATCACCCAGGGCCTGTTCGACTACACCATCGGCGGCTTGGTCGATGTGCGGGAGTTCTACACGCGGATGCGGGAGCTCGGCGAGGAGGTGGGGCCCGACTCGGAGGTGTCGTTCCAACGCACTTTCGCCGAGCCGATGCAGCGCATGGTCCAACTGCTGCCGTTCACGAACCGTGACGCCCCGAACCGTGGCTACGGCGACGGCAACACGGCGATGGCGCAGGGGGCTGGGGCGATGTACTTCCAGGGTCCGTGGGCGTTCGGGGAGATCGAGAAGGCCGGAACCGACGTGCGGCTGGGCACCTTCCCCCTGCCCATGACGGAGAACCCGGACGACACCAAGGTGCGGGTGAACATCGACCTGTCGCTCTGGGTGCCGGAAGCTGCGAAGAACCGTGACGGCGGCCGCGCGTTCCTGAAGTACCTCATGCGGCCCGAGGTGCAGAACCCGTACAACGAGGAATTCCTGGCCTTCGGCACTACGCAGGATGCCCCGCCCGTGACCGACGAGCGGATCGTCGGCATGCGCGAGTACTACGACGCGGGCCGCTTCTACATGGGGGCCTCGCAGTTCATCCCCCGGTCCATTCCCACCGAGAACTACGTCCAGGCGATCGCGAACGGGTCTGACCCGCAGCGGATCCTCGCCCAGATGGACGCCGACTGGGCGCGCCTCGCGTACCGGTCCTGA
- a CDS encoding IS1380 family transposase, whose product MRVSHNFSAEFDDDNLIAAAGLVPVMLLAESAGLSDLVEEFVTVAGSAGANAAVKVPALVAGMVAGADSISDMDLLRHGGMGRAFTARRAPTTLGTHLRGYTFGHVRQLDAINSRLLIALTARVPGLVRGAEGMAYLDIDDTIRQTHGYAKQGAGYGYNKVKGLNALVATVSTPLAAPVIAAIRLRKGSVKSPRGAHRMIAEAMATARKAGAGGQITGRADSAFYQHDVIAALRRTGAYFSITARMDAGVVAAISQIPEEAWVGIKYPESIWDEAEQRWISDAEVAEIPYTAFTSRKKADHVTARLIVRRVKRLNPATATGEQDGLFTAYRYHAVFTDSPLSMLEAEAAHRDHAIIEQVIADLKNGPLAHCPSGVFTANSAWAVLAAIAFNLTRAAGVLASKFHARARTATIRAHLIAVPARIANRARSWLLHLPRNWPWQPDWETLFDAASSPRPRAA is encoded by the coding sequence GTGCGAGTCTCCCACAATTTCTCTGCCGAGTTCGATGACGACAACCTGATCGCGGCCGCGGGGTTGGTGCCGGTGATGTTGCTGGCCGAGTCCGCCGGCCTGTCGGATCTCGTCGAGGAGTTCGTCACGGTGGCTGGTAGTGCCGGGGCGAACGCGGCGGTGAAGGTGCCGGCGCTGGTCGCGGGGATGGTCGCCGGGGCGGACAGCATCAGCGACATGGACCTGCTGCGCCACGGCGGGATGGGCCGGGCGTTCACCGCCCGCCGGGCGCCGACGACGTTGGGCACCCACCTTCGCGGTTACACGTTCGGGCACGTGCGCCAGCTGGATGCGATCAACTCCCGGCTGCTGATCGCGCTGACCGCGCGGGTGCCGGGACTGGTGCGCGGCGCTGAGGGGATGGCCTACCTGGATATCGACGACACCATCCGGCAGACCCACGGGTACGCCAAGCAGGGCGCGGGGTATGGCTACAACAAGGTCAAAGGGCTCAACGCGCTGGTGGCCACGGTGTCCACGCCACTGGCGGCGCCAGTGATCGCCGCCATCCGGCTGCGCAAGGGGTCGGTGAAGTCACCGCGCGGGGCTCACCGGATGATCGCCGAGGCCATGGCCACCGCCCGCAAGGCCGGGGCCGGCGGGCAGATCACCGGGCGGGCCGACTCCGCGTTCTACCAGCACGACGTCATCGCCGCATTGCGCCGGACCGGGGCCTACTTCTCCATCACCGCCAGGATGGACGCGGGCGTGGTCGCCGCCATCTCCCAGATCCCGGAGGAGGCCTGGGTGGGGATCAAGTACCCGGAGTCGATCTGGGACGAAGCCGAGCAGCGGTGGATCTCCGATGCGGAAGTCGCCGAGATCCCCTACACCGCCTTCACCTCCCGGAAGAAGGCCGACCACGTCACCGCCCGGCTGATCGTGCGCCGGGTCAAGCGGCTCAACCCCGCCACCGCCACCGGCGAGCAGGACGGGCTGTTCACCGCCTACCGCTACCACGCGGTCTTCACCGACTCACCGCTGTCGATGCTCGAGGCAGAGGCCGCCCACCGCGACCACGCCATCATCGAACAGGTCATCGCGGACCTGAAGAACGGGCCGCTGGCGCACTGCCCCTCCGGGGTCTTCACCGCCAACAGCGCCTGGGCCGTGCTCGCGGCGATCGCGTTCAACCTCACCCGGGCCGCCGGCGTGCTCGCCTCGAAGTTCCACGCCCGAGCCAGGACCGCCACGATCCGCGCTCACCTCATCGCCGTGCCGGCCAGGATCGCCAACCGCGCCCGTTCCTGGCTGCTCCACCTTCCACGCAACTGGCCCTGGCAACCCGACTGGGAAACGCTATTCGACGCCGCCAGCAGTCCACGACCAAGAGCGGCTTGA
- a CDS encoding sugar-binding protein: protein MTATDLRPSRRHLLQGGAALGLGAGISALPAVGLTPAERALAVDPVDLDILFIGAHPDDEAWTLAAFGQWNEYQGQRAGVITVTRGEGGGNAVGLEEGPALGLIREEEEREAVGWAGVEHVFNLDAVDFFYTLSAPLTRQVWGEREVLGRIVRIIRATRPDVIVTMNPSAVEGNHGNHQQAAMYAVEAYLTAGRRDVFPEHVDEGLEPWTVKRLLRSGSNGKAPTGPDAVATGYTPQVASDVVFGAWNGTYSERHGKRWSAVRDLSVHAYETQGWATFPPTTGDPAKIPAAWFTLIDSRTPLVDPRGGDEAALRGATLPIDGGLPLGTTLAITSDRFTAVPGGTVQVEVQVGGAGRALPRTRVALEAPEGWTVSRAVDLGTVPARQIRTARFEVQVPRGIAPGVHLRLRTQVTSSAGSGWNVLPLRTAGLVEAGLEDRPEIAAFLEWTERLGMQRLDALVPTRRVLGLGRSESVDVLVRNLTDQPQNAVVTLQLPEGITAEPAQFPVQGLRAGEERRVPVRLTSVDESMPTANRAPNGGVYPVTVTATASGVAAPTPQGLHLVPRLVASPTQGATIDAERAADEYPGQALDISTLWEGEPVTAADASGQVHVTYDDETLYVFVHVVDDVLGTVLPVEDNKQRFRTDSVEIMIDPRGTSQNTASTFILGVLPATAADGGGLGPAVGGRDHDQHQGPLEETAPGVRMHAHVNDGGGYDLEVAIPFADLPDTVDPTHIGFNVVVYDSDTQNKVSQSRIGWSTFPGVQADPYRWGVLELPEREQAPSEPEEPIIPDTAARSVESPQSILQSARDGVGLGGFPALPDGSLQLDQVRRRGDAVTARVRTRVGGVLRVYLWDGEQIVGRLEDQRVRAGRRTVRVPLTTAPTGRLQLAVSLEAEGGNAAASAAL from the coding sequence ATGACCGCCACTGATCTCCGTCCGAGCCGCCGCCACCTGCTGCAGGGCGGCGCCGCCCTCGGCCTGGGCGCCGGGATCAGTGCGCTCCCCGCCGTCGGCCTCACCCCGGCGGAGCGGGCTCTGGCGGTCGACCCCGTGGACCTCGACATCCTGTTCATCGGCGCCCACCCCGACGATGAGGCCTGGACCCTCGCCGCCTTCGGCCAGTGGAACGAGTACCAGGGTCAGCGCGCCGGGGTGATCACGGTGACCCGCGGTGAGGGCGGCGGCAACGCCGTCGGCCTGGAGGAGGGCCCGGCGCTGGGGCTGATCCGCGAGGAGGAGGAGCGCGAGGCCGTCGGCTGGGCCGGTGTGGAGCACGTGTTCAACCTCGACGCGGTGGACTTCTTCTACACGCTGTCGGCGCCGCTGACCCGCCAGGTGTGGGGTGAGCGGGAGGTGCTGGGCCGGATCGTGCGGATCATCCGCGCCACCCGACCCGACGTGATCGTCACGATGAACCCGTCGGCCGTGGAGGGCAACCACGGCAACCACCAGCAGGCCGCGATGTACGCGGTGGAGGCGTACCTGACGGCCGGTCGCCGCGACGTGTTCCCCGAGCATGTCGACGAGGGCCTCGAGCCGTGGACTGTGAAGCGTCTCCTGCGCTCCGGGTCCAACGGCAAGGCCCCGACCGGCCCCGACGCCGTCGCCACCGGATATACCCCGCAGGTCGCCAGCGACGTGGTGTTCGGTGCGTGGAACGGCACCTACAGCGAACGCCACGGGAAGCGCTGGAGCGCGGTGCGGGACCTGTCGGTCCACGCCTATGAGACGCAGGGCTGGGCGACGTTCCCGCCGACCACCGGGGATCCCGCGAAGATCCCCGCGGCCTGGTTCACCCTCATCGATTCGCGCACCCCACTGGTCGATCCCCGTGGCGGTGACGAGGCGGCGCTGCGCGGCGCCACCCTGCCGATCGACGGCGGCCTGCCCCTGGGCACCACCCTGGCCATCACCTCCGACCGGTTCACGGCGGTGCCCGGTGGCACCGTCCAGGTGGAGGTGCAGGTCGGCGGTGCCGGTCGGGCTCTGCCGCGCACTCGTGTGGCCCTCGAGGCCCCGGAAGGGTGGACGGTCAGCCGCGCGGTCGACCTCGGCACCGTTCCGGCGCGGCAGATCCGGACCGCCCGCTTCGAGGTGCAGGTGCCCCGCGGTATCGCGCCGGGTGTGCATCTGCGTCTGCGCACCCAGGTGACCAGCAGCGCCGGCAGCGGCTGGAACGTGCTGCCGCTGCGCACCGCGGGTCTGGTGGAGGCGGGACTGGAGGACCGGCCCGAGATCGCGGCGTTCCTGGAGTGGACCGAGCGTCTGGGCATGCAGCGTCTGGACGCGCTGGTGCCGACGCGGCGCGTCCTCGGGCTCGGCCGCAGCGAGAGCGTCGACGTCCTCGTCCGGAACCTCACCGACCAACCCCAGAACGCCGTGGTGACGCTGCAGCTGCCCGAGGGGATCACCGCCGAGCCCGCCCAGTTCCCGGTGCAGGGGCTGCGCGCCGGAGAGGAGCGCCGGGTGCCGGTGCGTCTGACCAGTGTCGACGAGTCGATGCCGACGGCGAACCGGGCACCGAACGGTGGGGTCTACCCGGTGACGGTCACCGCCACCGCCAGCGGTGTCGCCGCGCCCACACCGCAGGGGCTGCACCTCGTGCCACGCCTGGTAGCGTCCCCGACGCAGGGGGCGACGATCGACGCCGAGCGCGCGGCCGACGAGTACCCCGGCCAGGCGCTGGACATCTCCACCCTGTGGGAGGGGGAGCCGGTCACGGCCGCTGATGCCTCCGGGCAGGTGCACGTCACCTATGACGACGAGACGCTGTACGTGTTCGTGCATGTGGTCGATGACGTGCTCGGCACTGTGCTGCCGGTGGAGGACAACAAGCAGCGGTTCCGCACCGACAGCGTCGAGATCATGATCGACCCGCGCGGGACCAGCCAGAACACCGCCTCGACGTTCATCCTCGGGGTGCTGCCCGCGACGGCCGCTGACGGCGGGGGCCTCGGCCCGGCCGTCGGCGGGCGCGACCACGACCAGCATCAGGGGCCGCTCGAGGAGACCGCTCCCGGGGTGCGGATGCACGCGCACGTGAACGACGGCGGCGGCTACGACCTGGAGGTCGCGATCCCCTTCGCGGACCTGCCCGACACCGTCGACCCGACACACATCGGGTTCAACGTCGTCGTCTATGACTCCGACACCCAGAACAAGGTGAGCCAGTCACGCATCGGCTGGTCGACCTTCCCCGGTGTGCAGGCCGACCCGTACCGCTGGGGTGTGCTGGAGCTGCCGGAGCGGGAGCAGGCGCCGTCGGAGCCGGAGGAGCCGATCATCCCGGACACGGCGGCCCGGTCGGTCGAGTCGCCGCAGTCGATCCTGCAGTCCGCACGCGACGGTGTGGGCCTGGGCGGCTTCCCGGCCCTGCCCGACGGTTCTCTGCAGCTGGACCAGGTGCGACGCCGCGGTGATGCCGTCACGGCGCGGGTGCGCACACGCGTCGGCGGGGTGCTGCGGGTGTACCTGTGGGACGGCGAGCAGATCGTCGGCCGTCTTGAGGACCAGCGGGTCCGCGCAGGTCGACGCACCGTGCGTGTCCCGCTGACGACCGCGCCGACCGGGCGCCTGCAGCTGGCGGTGTCGCTGGAGGCGGAGGGCGGGAACGCCGCAGCGTCGGCGGCGCTCTGA